A genomic window from Candidatus Saccharibacteria bacterium includes:
- a CDS encoding response regulator, translating to MSTITRIAIVEDDLMIAQMYRMKLESEGFDVNVAANGKDGVPMVAAHQPDIILLDIQLPEMDGATALRNIRALPGGQDIPVIILTNIGQQEAPRELDALGVEHYIVKADLTPRQVVEQIKNILGIAPTAD from the coding sequence ATGAGCACTATAACAAGGATTGCCATTGTCGAAGACGATTTGATGATAGCCCAAATGTACCGCATGAAACTCGAGTCCGAAGGGTTCGACGTTAACGTCGCAGCCAACGGCAAGGACGGCGTTCCTATGGTCGCAGCCCACCAGCCTGACATTATTCTATTAGACATTCAACTGCCCGAAATGGACGGCGCTACTGCCCTGCGCAATATTAGGGCATTACCAGGTGGACAAGATATTCCGGTTATTATCCTAACGAATATAGGCCAACAAGAAGCCCCGCGTGAACTGGATGCCCTAGGTGTTGAACACTATATCGTCAAAGCCGACCTGACGCCACGCCAAGTCGTCGAGCAAATCAAAAACATCCTCGGGATTGCCCCAACTGCCGATTAG
- a CDS encoding CBS domain-containing protein, whose translation MDILLISLTGLVLVCLLAFRFQAGQSRFEINNLAEHNKKYRQLARFLDLYPGLSILVHALALVVAILLTGLSVNAWGLWGGGAIAFGAILLSWLLGRMLHGVAASLIGSHLDFFNRYFAWTGILSKLVIASDEPHIGSEAELMHLIHNGDFLDDDTKDLIKNTIDFKDKAVKSVMTPRANIGFIHSRDHLTPKLLDELFSSGYKIFPVINNSIDHTVGFLYLDDVLPIDQHEKVLADVIRKAPPPVDQTAPLEAALKQMAEYHSSVLLVEKDGKVVGLVTMTDIVRSLFGSHDL comes from the coding sequence ATGGATATTCTGCTGATATCGCTAACTGGACTCGTTCTAGTTTGCTTGCTAGCGTTCCGATTTCAGGCAGGACAGTCGCGTTTTGAAATCAATAACTTGGCTGAACACAATAAAAAATACCGCCAATTAGCACGTTTTTTGGATCTCTATCCAGGATTATCGATTCTCGTTCATGCGTTGGCGCTAGTCGTCGCAATCTTATTAACTGGTCTGTCGGTCAACGCCTGGGGATTATGGGGTGGTGGGGCTATTGCATTTGGCGCAATCCTCCTGTCATGGCTCCTGGGGCGCATGCTCCACGGCGTTGCGGCGTCACTCATCGGTAGTCATCTCGACTTTTTCAATCGCTATTTTGCCTGGACCGGCATCCTGAGCAAGCTCGTTATCGCCAGCGACGAGCCGCATATTGGTTCCGAGGCCGAGCTGATGCACCTTATCCATAATGGTGATTTTCTCGACGACGACACCAAAGACCTGATTAAAAATACGATCGATTTCAAAGATAAAGCGGTCAAATCGGTCATGACGCCGCGCGCCAATATCGGTTTTATCCATAGTCGCGATCATTTGACTCCGAAACTGCTCGACGAACTGTTTTCGTCTGGCTACAAGATCTTCCCGGTTATCAATAACAGCATCGATCACACTGTAGGATTTCTCTATCTCGATGACGTCTTGCCGATCGACCAACATGAAAAAGTGCTCGCCGACGTCATCCGCAAAGCGCCGCCGCCGGTCGATCAAACCGCACCGCTCGAGGCGGCTCTCAAACAAATGGCAGAATACCACAGTTCAGTACTGTTGGTTGAAAAAGACGGCAAAGTTGTCGGACTCGTCACTATGACAGATATTGTTCGATCACTGTTTGGCTCACACGATTTATAA
- a CDS encoding cupredoxin domain-containing protein produces the protein MDKIIIVVGAVIVTSFILWWFFGKRKTTETEANMSDHSQEVTVTVKGGYTPNTVVLKQGVPAKIVFDRKDPSGCFNEVVFPDFGIHETLPVNESYPIEIDTSKPGEYQYACGMNMFHGKVVIK, from the coding sequence ATGGACAAAATCATCATTGTTGTCGGCGCCGTTATTGTAACCAGCTTTATTCTATGGTGGTTCTTTGGAAAACGCAAAACAACTGAAACGGAGGCAAATATGTCAGATCATAGCCAAGAAGTAACCGTGACGGTAAAGGGCGGCTATACGCCAAATACGGTCGTGCTAAAACAAGGTGTGCCGGCCAAGATTGTCTTTGACCGCAAAGACCCGTCAGGCTGTTTTAATGAGGTGGTATTTCCAGATTTTGGCATCCATGAAACATTGCCAGTTAATGAGTCCTACCCGATCGAGATCGATACGAGCAAACCAGGCGAATACCAGTACGCCTGCGGCATGAACATGTTCCACGGCAAGGTGGTGATCAAATAA
- a CDS encoding phosphoglycerate kinase encodes MRVDYNVPLGKDGSIADDFRITASLPTIRYLLKRGARLVLMSHLGRPDGQVKPEFSLESVAANLSHQLDRPVKFVSDCVGDVASVATKNMAAGDVVLLENLRFHAEEETNDRTFAADLAKSSHASLFVQDGFGVVHRAHASTAAITEFLPSVSGLLLEREYLEIEKAIKDPNRPLTAVLGGAKISDKIPLVKKFVEIADTIVVGGAMASNFLKYLGYNVADSLVEPDVDNVVKDILDAAHSKFGAEFHQRFILPIDVAVAEHGDENEPRLEMPVDAVHGDMKILDIGAKTIDRISLAAVESGTVIWNGTLGVAERANFAHGSARLALALATHPHIVSIIGGGDTADFVRSWDALKGGSFTHVSTGGGASLELMSGDTLPGIAALLPK; translated from the coding sequence ATGCGTGTTGACTATAATGTGCCACTCGGCAAAGATGGCTCGATAGCTGATGATTTTCGTATTACCGCGAGTCTGCCGACGATTCGCTATCTGTTGAAACGGGGTGCCAGGTTAGTTTTGATGTCGCATCTAGGTCGTCCGGATGGTCAGGTAAAACCGGAGTTCAGTCTGGAGTCGGTAGCCGCTAATTTGTCTCATCAATTAGATCGACCAGTTAAATTTGTGTCTGATTGTGTCGGTGATGTGGCGAGCGTTGCGACGAAAAACATGGCAGCTGGCGACGTAGTGTTACTCGAAAACCTCCGCTTTCATGCTGAGGAAGAGACCAACGATCGTACTTTTGCCGCAGATCTAGCGAAGAGTTCGCATGCGAGCTTGTTCGTTCAGGATGGCTTTGGTGTCGTGCATCGGGCGCATGCTTCGACCGCTGCGATTACGGAGTTTTTGCCGAGTGTTTCTGGGCTGTTGCTCGAAAGGGAATATCTGGAAATCGAGAAAGCCATCAAGGATCCGAATCGCCCCTTGACTGCAGTTTTGGGTGGCGCGAAAATTAGCGACAAGATCCCGCTCGTTAAAAAATTCGTCGAGATTGCTGATACCATTGTCGTGGGCGGTGCTATGGCGAGCAATTTTTTGAAATATCTCGGTTATAACGTGGCTGATAGTTTGGTCGAGCCGGATGTCGACAATGTAGTAAAAGATATTCTAGATGCTGCGCATAGTAAGTTTGGGGCTGAATTTCATCAACGATTTATTTTGCCAATTGATGTAGCAGTGGCGGAACATGGTGATGAAAATGAACCTAGGCTAGAGATGCCTGTTGATGCTGTACATGGCGACATGAAGATTCTTGATATAGGCGCAAAAACCATTGACCGAATCAGTCTCGCAGCAGTCGAATCAGGTACAGTGATTTGGAATGGAACACTTGGCGTGGCTGAGCGGGCAAATTTCGCGCATGGCTCGGCTCGTTTAGCGCTAGCACTCGCCACGCACCCTCACATCGTGAGTATTATCGGTGGCGGCGATACAGCTGATTTTGTCCGTAGCTGGGATGCTCTAAAAGGTGGCTCATTTACCCATGTCTCAACGGGCGGTGGCGCTAGTCTCGAATTGATGTCTGGTGATACCTTGCCTGGTATCGCGGCACTGTTGCCGAAATAA
- a CDS encoding bifunctional 5,10-methylenetetrahydrofolate dehydrogenase/5,10-methenyltetrahydrofolate cyclohydrolase, whose protein sequence is MTKILNGRDLADFIKERQAHQVRGLIQHDHVRPKLAIIQTIDNPVIDTYVRLKKAYGADILIDVDVHKIPQSEAIALVARLNQDDTVHGIIIQLPLENPEETSQIVDAVDPAKDVDGLGAGAILDPATPMAINWLLAGYNVELRGKNIVIVGNGRLVGAPLARMWRNSNLAVTVLDSSSNDPEQIKDADVIVAATGVPGLIKSDDVKTGAVVIDAGTASEQGKIVGDVDPELRDRSDITITPEKGGVGPLTITALFDNVIRAARSTVKD, encoded by the coding sequence ATGACAAAGATATTAAATGGCCGTGATTTAGCTGATTTCATAAAGGAGCGTCAAGCCCACCAGGTGCGCGGGTTGATTCAGCATGACCATGTTCGTCCTAAACTAGCCATTATTCAAACGATCGATAATCCCGTGATTGATACCTATGTTCGACTGAAAAAGGCCTACGGCGCGGATATTTTGATTGATGTCGATGTGCATAAAATCCCTCAGTCCGAGGCGATAGCGTTAGTGGCGCGGCTCAACCAAGACGACACAGTGCATGGCATCATTATTCAATTACCACTAGAAAACCCAGAGGAAACGAGTCAGATCGTTGATGCGGTCGATCCAGCCAAAGATGTCGATGGTCTGGGCGCGGGTGCGATCCTAGATCCAGCGACGCCGATGGCGATCAATTGGTTGCTGGCTGGGTATAATGTAGAATTACGCGGTAAAAACATTGTCATTGTTGGCAACGGTCGTCTCGTTGGAGCGCCGCTGGCGCGCATGTGGCGTAATAGTAATTTAGCAGTTACAGTACTCGATTCTAGTAGCAACGATCCGGAACAAATCAAGGACGCTGATGTGATCGTGGCGGCAACTGGTGTGCCTGGTTTAATCAAAAGTGATGATGTCAAAACAGGCGCGGTCGTCATAGACGCTGGCACCGCCTCCGAACAGGGGAAAATTGTCGGTGACGTCGATCCTGAGTTGCGCGACAGGTCAGATATTACGATTACGCCCGAAAAGGGCGGCGTTGGGCCGCTCACCATCACGGCACTATTTGATAATGTAATTCGTGCGGCTAGATCGACGGTCAAAGACTAA
- the recG gene encoding ATP-dependent DNA helicase RecG, whose amino-acid sequence MNLATKLSAIRGVGPKTAEQLEAAGLVTVDDLLNFLPRRHEDFSEVVSIADLRPGKVTIKVRCESVQTKFVRRGMRVTTAVLTDTTGKVQAVWFNQPYREKQLSGAGEFYVSGEFGLQRGRYQLTAPSVELVKDLPVQTGRVLPVYSQPRGIKTTLFRKILSELRPLIMMLPETLPPEIVTSERLASRSEALTGIHFPESPGAIASARERLEFEELFGLILAAKLNKAENSKLDGYKITFNQLKIKQFVTSLPFDLTAAQKRALWDILQNFEAGVPMNRLLQGDVGSGKTVVAGAAVYQASLAGFQTAFMAPTEILATQHAETLTTLLSPHGLSVALLTGSVKGKARTELLARVAEGSVDILVGTHALFQPNVIFHKLGFAVIDEQHRFGVKQRQELLAKGSDHHTMPHLLSMTATPIPRSLQLTLFGDLDISIINQLPKGRKPITTEIVSPNSRAQMNDKIRAELESGRQAYFIAPLVEDSSLTDQQSVTSLAKKVMTDFKGYRVEILHGKMNGESKDAVMRRFLAHEIDILVATTVVEVGVDVPNSTIIVIENADQFGLSQLHQLRGRVGRGQWQSHCYLVQSDSSAPTRRLRELERSNDGFYLSEIDLQLRGAGEIYGTAQHGQLNLKIANLGDTKMIARAATAATRFAAMTAKNPDILLQYEALAHEVNKYQRLTTLN is encoded by the coding sequence ATGAATCTGGCGACGAAATTATCAGCTATTCGTGGTGTTGGACCGAAAACAGCAGAGCAGCTAGAGGCGGCTGGGCTCGTTACCGTCGATGACCTGTTGAATTTTTTGCCTCGGCGACACGAAGACTTTTCAGAAGTTGTCTCAATTGCGGATCTCAGGCCTGGCAAAGTGACCATCAAAGTTCGCTGCGAATCAGTCCAGACAAAGTTTGTGCGACGTGGTATGCGGGTGACGACGGCAGTTCTAACTGATACTACCGGCAAGGTTCAGGCGGTGTGGTTCAACCAACCATACCGCGAAAAACAGTTATCAGGCGCCGGCGAATTTTATGTCAGCGGTGAGTTTGGCTTGCAGCGCGGGCGGTATCAGCTGACTGCGCCATCAGTTGAACTAGTCAAAGACCTTCCTGTTCAAACCGGTAGAGTGTTACCGGTCTATTCGCAACCGCGAGGTATCAAAACGACATTATTTAGAAAGATTTTATCTGAACTCCGGCCGCTCATCATGATGCTACCGGAAACGTTGCCGCCGGAAATAGTAACTAGCGAACGTTTAGCTAGTCGCTCCGAGGCTTTGACTGGGATACACTTTCCCGAGTCGCCCGGAGCAATCGCCTCGGCTCGCGAGAGGCTAGAGTTCGAGGAGCTATTTGGTTTGATCCTAGCTGCTAAGCTAAACAAGGCTGAAAATAGCAAACTAGACGGCTACAAAATTACGTTTAATCAGCTAAAGATTAAACAATTTGTGACGAGTTTACCATTCGATTTAACAGCCGCGCAAAAGAGAGCATTGTGGGACATTTTGCAGAATTTTGAGGCAGGGGTGCCGATGAATCGCCTGCTCCAGGGCGATGTTGGGTCTGGTAAAACTGTCGTGGCTGGTGCGGCAGTATATCAAGCTAGCCTAGCTGGTTTTCAGACAGCATTTATGGCACCGACGGAGATTCTAGCAACTCAACATGCCGAAACTCTCACTACATTATTGTCCCCGCATGGGCTATCGGTTGCCCTGCTGACGGGTTCGGTTAAAGGCAAGGCCAGAACAGAATTGCTAGCTCGGGTTGCCGAAGGCTCAGTCGATATCCTGGTTGGTACGCATGCATTATTCCAGCCGAATGTTATTTTTCATAAACTTGGCTTTGCGGTTATTGACGAACAGCATCGTTTCGGTGTCAAGCAGCGCCAGGAGCTATTGGCAAAAGGTTCCGATCATCATACGATGCCACATCTCCTATCGATGACCGCAACACCGATTCCGCGCTCATTGCAACTGACGCTGTTTGGCGACCTCGATATATCAATCATTAATCAATTGCCAAAAGGTCGCAAACCGATTACGACCGAGATAGTTTCGCCGAATAGTCGGGCTCAAATGAACGATAAGATTCGTGCCGAGCTAGAATCTGGTAGGCAAGCCTATTTCATAGCGCCACTCGTCGAGGATTCGAGTTTGACCGATCAGCAATCAGTCACTAGCTTGGCCAAAAAAGTCATGACGGATTTCAAAGGTTATCGGGTAGAGATCCTGCACGGCAAAATGAACGGTGAATCAAAAGACGCAGTCATGCGACGATTCCTGGCTCATGAAATAGATATCCTTGTCGCTACAACGGTGGTCGAGGTCGGTGTTGACGTGCCTAACTCAACTATCATTGTCATAGAAAATGCCGATCAGTTTGGACTCAGCCAATTGCACCAGCTGCGCGGGCGGGTCGGTCGTGGGCAGTGGCAGTCGCATTGCTATTTGGTGCAGTCAGATAGCAGTGCGCCGACGAGACGGTTGCGAGAGTTAGAGCGTAGCAATGACGGATTTTATTTGTCGGAAATCGATTTGCAGCTACGCGGTGCAGGCGAGATTTACGGCACGGCACAGCATGGTCAATTGAATCTAAAGATCGCCAATCTAGGAGATACGAAAATGATTGCGCGGGCCGCGACGGCAGCCACACGCTTTGCAGCAATGACTGCTAAAAATCCAGATATTCTGCTACAATATGAAGCGTTAGCTCACGAAGTCAATAAATACCAACGGCTAACTACTCTCAATTAA
- the pyk gene encoding pyruvate kinase gives MSNKLTMKNTKILATIGPAVDSQEKIAALIDAGVNGCRMNFSHGNPEERNMQFQWIREYSAKVGKHVAILQDLQGPKIRIGQLKDDMQFDIEAGDEIGLTYGIEHDGGNNLPSQFDLSQGAKPGERIYLFDGRIKTIVERIEGATVWVRAENSGYVISRKSINLPDTNFDQGQILTEKDIADLEWGADKDFDYLAVSFIHKASDLDYIRQIMADRGIDRPLITKLETKMGADPDNLEDIVKKSDGVMVARGDLSTEAGLEVVPVVQRKIIALCQKHCKLSIVATQMMASMVDNPEPTRAEVSDVATAAIEGADVVMLSEETAMGHYPIEAVQAMKKTILYAQEHLPVNPLYVREGSDVYRDSIAESAVMMAQRTEADAIVVETSSGKMARNIAIHRPKCPILAVAPSDRVANQTSLLYATHGFYGQAGEGVAVAQRLFDEGFFGKDPATIIVVRRSPETAQSSIANTIQLQVLGAQ, from the coding sequence ATGTCAAACAAACTAACTATGAAAAATACCAAGATCTTGGCTACCATTGGGCCGGCTGTTGATAGCCAGGAAAAAATCGCAGCTCTGATCGATGCCGGTGTCAATGGCTGCCGTATGAACTTTAGCCACGGCAACCCCGAAGAGCGCAATATGCAGTTCCAATGGATTCGTGAATATTCTGCCAAAGTTGGCAAGCACGTCGCGATTCTGCAGGATTTGCAAGGGCCAAAGATTCGCATCGGTCAATTAAAGGACGATATGCAATTTGATATCGAGGCTGGTGATGAAATCGGTTTGACCTATGGTATCGAACATGACGGCGGCAATAATCTGCCTTCACAGTTCGATCTGAGCCAAGGCGCCAAACCTGGCGAGAGGATTTATTTGTTTGATGGTAGAATCAAAACCATTGTTGAACGCATCGAAGGTGCAACGGTCTGGGTCAGAGCTGAAAATAGCGGCTACGTGATTAGCCGAAAATCTATTAATTTGCCCGATACCAATTTCGATCAGGGTCAGATTTTAACCGAAAAAGACATTGCCGACCTCGAATGGGGTGCTGACAAAGATTTTGATTACCTAGCAGTGAGCTTTATCCACAAAGCCTCTGATCTCGATTATATCCGTCAAATAATGGCTGATCGTGGTATCGATCGTCCGTTGATTACGAAACTCGAGACTAAAATGGGTGCTGATCCAGATAATCTAGAAGACATCGTAAAGAAATCTGATGGCGTTATGGTGGCTCGCGGTGATCTATCGACCGAAGCCGGTCTAGAGGTTGTTCCGGTTGTCCAGCGCAAGATTATTGCCTTGTGCCAAAAACACTGCAAGCTCAGTATTGTTGCGACCCAGATGATGGCTAGCATGGTGGATAATCCAGAGCCAACCCGTGCCGAGGTGAGCGATGTTGCGACGGCTGCGATCGAGGGTGCTGATGTCGTCATGTTATCAGAGGAAACTGCTATGGGTCATTACCCAATCGAGGCAGTCCAGGCTATGAAGAAGACGATTCTCTACGCCCAGGAACATCTACCGGTCAATCCACTGTATGTTCGCGAAGGTAGTGACGTGTATCGTGATTCAATCGCTGAATCGGCAGTTATGATGGCCCAGCGAACCGAGGCTGACGCGATCGTTGTTGAGACTTCGTCTGGCAAAATGGCTAGAAATATCGCTATTCATCGTCCAAAATGTCCGATTTTGGCAGTTGCTCCGAGTGATCGTGTCGCTAACCAGACCTCATTACTCTATGCGACGCATGGTTTTTATGGCCAAGCTGGCGAGGGTGTCGCGGTGGCGCAGAGATTATTTGACGAAGGATTCTTTGGTAAAGACCCTGCAACCATTATTGTTGTTAGGCGTTCGCCAGAGACTGCTCAGTCATCAATCGCTAACACGATACAGCTACAGGTTTTAGGTGCTCAATAA
- a CDS encoding copper-translocating P-type ATPase: MSVKSRFVISLLCSLPMAFEMMARPLFGWELPGHTYTMFALTTVVMIIGAWPFIRTAMAAFRNHHANMDTLIAIGTSTAYIYSMYAMLNHQPVFFEVAAFVITFILLGQLFEEMTKGRANSAIEKLLVLQAKDAEVLRGGKLVQIPLTEIVVGDIVQVKPGQKIAVDGVIVEGSSTIDEAMVTGESLPVSKKVGDTVIGSTINKTGMFMFQATKVGHDTLLAQIVELVKKAQVSRAPIQKTVDTISNIFVPTVLIIAILTFVVWHVLLDADIATAMLYAVAVIIIACPCALGLATPTALMVGTGRGAKMGIIIKNGEVLEAAHDIQTVIFDKTGTITLGKPVVTDVVGDEKAVLQLAASLEHASEHPLAAAILDKASELGIEPKKVTKFRALEGRGVSAEIDGALTFIGNGTLLPGKLDTTLEKEMQRLQDEAKTVVIVGSKNKATGLIAIQDTPKDTSTAAIATLKKRGYHTIMITGDNERVARAIADQVGINEVVAEVLPSDKADHVASLQSRGKVAFVGDGINDAPALAAADLGIAMGSGTDIAIESGGIVLVKNDLRDIVTALALSQKTFNRIKLNLFWAFIYNVIGIPIAAGVFVWVGLKLSPELAGLAMAFSSVSVVSSSLLLNRVKL; the protein is encoded by the coding sequence ATGAGCGTTAAAAGTCGCTTTGTTATTTCGCTACTATGCTCTCTGCCGATGGCGTTCGAGATGATGGCGCGTCCGCTGTTTGGCTGGGAGCTGCCGGGTCATACCTATACGATGTTTGCCTTGACGACAGTCGTCATGATAATCGGTGCGTGGCCATTTATTCGTACAGCGATGGCGGCCTTTCGCAATCACCATGCCAACATGGATACGCTGATTGCCATCGGCACGTCAACTGCCTATATCTATAGCATGTACGCCATGCTGAATCACCAACCGGTGTTTTTTGAAGTGGCAGCGTTCGTGATCACTTTTATTTTATTAGGCCAACTGTTCGAGGAGATGACCAAAGGTCGCGCTAATAGTGCGATCGAAAAATTACTGGTCTTGCAAGCCAAAGATGCCGAAGTGTTGCGTGGTGGCAAGTTAGTTCAGATTCCGCTCACGGAGATTGTAGTTGGTGACATTGTGCAGGTCAAGCCCGGACAAAAGATCGCGGTGGACGGCGTCATCGTCGAGGGCTCATCGACGATCGACGAGGCAATGGTGACCGGAGAGAGTCTGCCAGTTAGCAAAAAAGTAGGTGATACCGTGATCGGTTCGACCATCAACAAAACTGGCATGTTCATGTTCCAGGCAACCAAGGTTGGTCATGACACCTTGCTAGCTCAGATTGTTGAGCTGGTGAAAAAGGCTCAGGTCAGCCGCGCGCCAATCCAGAAAACGGTCGATACCATCTCGAATATTTTTGTGCCTACCGTTCTCATTATCGCTATCCTCACGTTTGTCGTTTGGCACGTATTGTTGGATGCGGATATTGCGACTGCTATGCTGTATGCGGTCGCGGTCATTATTATTGCCTGCCCGTGCGCATTAGGCTTGGCGACACCAACGGCGCTGATGGTCGGGACGGGTCGCGGGGCAAAAATGGGCATTATCATTAAAAATGGCGAGGTTCTCGAGGCCGCTCATGACATCCAGACCGTTATATTTGATAAAACTGGCACAATTACCCTTGGTAAACCAGTTGTAACTGATGTTGTTGGTGATGAAAAAGCAGTTTTGCAGCTAGCGGCCAGCCTAGAGCACGCATCGGAGCATCCACTGGCAGCAGCGATTTTGGATAAAGCTAGCGAGCTAGGTATCGAACCTAAAAAGGTGACTAAATTCCGAGCGCTCGAGGGCCGAGGTGTGAGTGCGGAGATAGACGGCGCGCTGACCTTTATCGGCAATGGGACATTGCTCCCAGGCAAACTTGACACCACATTAGAAAAGGAAATGCAGCGTCTACAGGATGAGGCAAAAACCGTCGTCATTGTTGGCAGCAAAAACAAAGCCACTGGTCTGATCGCCATCCAGGACACGCCAAAAGATACGTCGACTGCAGCGATCGCTACGCTCAAAAAACGAGGATATCACACCATTATGATCACGGGCGACAATGAACGCGTGGCGCGAGCTATCGCCGACCAGGTTGGTATCAACGAAGTAGTTGCCGAGGTTCTGCCGAGCGACAAAGCTGACCATGTAGCGTCGCTACAATCCCGCGGCAAAGTGGCATTCGTGGGTGACGGTATCAACGATGCACCGGCCCTAGCGGCGGCAGATCTCGGCATTGCTATGGGTTCCGGTACGGATATAGCGATTGAATCCGGCGGTATCGTGCTAGTCAAAAATGACCTGCGAGACATCGTGACGGCACTCGCTCTCAGTCAAAAGACATTTAATCGCATCAAACTCAACCTGTTCTGGGCGTTTATCTACAATGTTATCGGTATACCGATCGCTGCCGGGGTGTTCGTTTGGGTAGGGCTCAAACTCAGTCCAGAGCTGGCTGGCCTAGCCATGGCATTTAGTTCGGTATCGGTCGTCTCGAGCTCGTTACTGCTCAATCGGGTGAAACTGTAA